Within Primulina tabacum isolate GXHZ01 chromosome 5, ASM2559414v2, whole genome shotgun sequence, the genomic segment TTTCCTCTAATGGAAGACAAGAAGAGCCTTTCTTCTTCAGAAGAAAGAGCTCAAATTAAAGGAAAAGCTTCTTTATTGGCAGCAGTTGATTACTATGTCAGTATGCACAGTGATATATTCATTTCCGCTTCTCCAGGAAATATGCACAATGCTATGGTAAGTTCGTTAAGTTATATATTTTCTTGATTCTTTGTGTGAAACAAaagaacttgaacataaaatggatcaaaTTTGAAGTTTCCATCGTTCCGTGGTGTAACATTTGCTTTGTTTTACTTGACGCTGGAAACTTTTATCGTAATGCGCTCGCAATAATTCTTCTGCATTCATTCTCGTTGAATGATTTTCGCACAAAATTTTAAGTTACATGAGATTAAATCTTTCTTCCAATATCAGGTTGGCCATCGAACTTACCATAATATGAAGGCCATAAGGCCAAACATGGCATTGTTAGGGCAGCTTTTCTTGAACAAAAGCTTGACTTGGCCAGAATTCCAGGAGGCTGTCATTGAAGGGCACCGATCCAGGCAAGGGCAACTCAGATTACGCAAATCAGAACAATCTATATACACGTATCCCGCTCCCGACTGTATGTGCAACGCTTGAGTTGTCGCGTGTTAGCATATGAGCGTGTGGCAGATATTTATGGCTTGTACTATTTAAATAAGTTTTATGCCCCATTTTGTTTGGCCATAGAGCTCTGGGAATTCATCAGCGTTTCAAATCTTCTACAGCATTTGGTGCTACACAGAATGTTGTTTATTTGCACTGATTGATCCGAGGGGTGTGCTTATTTGTTAAATATATGGGGTCATAAGTCATTTAACTTGGAGTGATATATACCTATCTTAATAGCTTTTAGGCTATCGTGTAATATGTTATTGCGTTCAATTATTCGTGATTATTTTGTTCATCTTATTATGTTAACATTGAAGGACGGAAGGCATTtctattcaatacacacattttactCGACGCCAGttttttttttagtattttatgATACAACATTGAATTAAAGAGAAAATACATCTCATGtagcaaattttttaaaaagaatagCATCACCTGCTGGTAATCTTAGCAGCAGATGTAATAGGTTCCGAGTTCAACGATTTCAAGTGATGGGAGTACGCAATCCTTGTGATTACATAGAAAGACTGACGCCCGCTCAATCTCAATAGAAACCGGTTCCATTATTGAACCGAATTCATCCAAATGACTTGCATAATCCATGGCATAAGGTCAAATACTCCCTTCGTGAAAATTGTTTCTACAATATGCAAGAAACTTCGACATacaagacatttaaaaatctcTCTTCAAGTGACATGAATGATCGAGTCAACATAAAACTACACCAGGATGCTGAATACAATCTCACGAGTGAAAACAACCATGTATGATGGCAACGACACAACTATAAGCTTCAAAAACTCAAAACCATCGATACACAAGTTTAATACCAGGATACCACTAATCTTATCCTGAGTTTTTTGACCGCTTAATATCATCATTCTCCTTGTCAGTGACTGCAGGACCATTACCAGTTCGAAGTCACACGATCCGGATTTTGTTGAGGAACCACGTCTTCTTCAATGGGGAGGGTTCGTTTTGACCCCTCTAAAACAACACCAAGAACTATATTCTCTTCTATAGAAGGTTTGCTTGTAGGTGGTTGTGTAACTTGTTGTCTAGTGTCTTGTTTTAATTGTGAAGCAGATGATACACCATCAAGTCTTTTACCTCCTAATGTCATTTGCGTGGAAGCTGAGGTATCCTCTTGGCCAACTCTTGGAGGATGCTTGTTGTTAGGCGTGTCCTGAGTCAAACCACGTGAACTGCTGCCATTAGAACTCAACACTTCTGCAGCCTTGGTACCAGTCTTGGAGGTAGACTTTGAAGCAGTCGTAATATCGAGCTTTGGATCAGAGAGAGATTTTTCTAAAACCCATGGAATTCTCCTTGGCATCTGCTTTTGCCATTTGTCCAACCTTGATGGCAGGTTTCACATCCTCTTTCAGAGACTTGTTTTCCTTGGAGTCCGGTAACATGGTTTCTCGTGACTTGGAATCTGCAATCAAAGTTGATTCCCCTTGAGCATCCGTCTTACTATCAGGTGTGGACCTTCCTGTATCCTTGTTGTCTTCCTCCCCATTTATCCTTACCGTTCGAGCTTGAGGAGATTTGATCTTATCTTCCCCATTGATTTTGTAGGAGGGTTCAATCAAAAGTAATGGGCGGGCTGGAGCTCCTTGGTTAAATATAGAATCAGCGTGTGGTACATTATCCAAGTCTGCATCAGTGTATACTTTCTGAACTGTGCGGATGGGAGTGGCTAGACGAGCTCGATGGTGCCTTATGACTCTGAGAAGATCTAGAAAAATAGCTTCCTATTTCCCGgaacaaaaggaaaaaagaatatCTATTTAGACAAGTTTCCAGATATATATAATTTACCAATAAACCATATCGGGGGAGTAAAATCGCAAATATGTGTTCTCACCTTGACGCACAGATATTCTTCAAAATGGGTAGTCTTCACAAAGCAGGACACCAAGATCTGTAACAATTCTGACCACATTAGACTGAAGCATTTAAGGAAAACTGCACATTATCACAAAATAGTAAGATACATATAAACTAATAATCCCACGGAAttcatttttatgatatatattgcAAAATAAAAAACCAGTACCAAGTTTTCAACAGAATTATTCAGCAAAATAACAACAATGTTGAAACAGTGAATATTTCAATCATGGGAGCTTAGAATGACCATTATGACCAAGTAACAGATTTGGTGATATATAAAAGTTCAATCAGATAGAGCATGAGAGTGTGGCCACAGGCAACGAAAGATTGAAGCGTTCTTAACATGAAAATggagtttattttctttctttattgTCTTCGTTTTCAGTTGTTTTACCAAGATTTTCTTCAAGTAGAAATTCTTTTGCAATGATATCATAAAAGTAGTACAACTTGATAAATAAATAGAACCCGATAGGAGCACCACACCAATTAAAGTATATTCAAAATTTACAACTCACCATTAAGGCCTGATTTTCAGGATTAACATTGTCCAAGAATACTCTTCTGTGCAACTTTTGCTGTTCGACTTGAGGATTCTTTGCGAGGACCTTGCGCATGTCAGCTACAATGTTCTATATATAAGAGGCATAAACAATTTGTTATATATCAAGTTGAAGACAACTGACTCAAATTTTCCAGACACATTCTAGAATTATTACCATTGAGAATACAAAGATTCTTGCGTTAAAGAGTCTTACATTAATTTTGTGGACATCTAAATGACTGATGGCCAGGTGGTTTTTAAAACGCCAATGAGTTTTTTGGCTGAAGTTTCTTACGACATTGACAGTAAACTTGTGGTTTGGAATGTGAATAGCCTCACGGTCTTCGCCTCTCACAATCGTTGGTGACCACCAACCCACATGCTGTAAAGTGAAAATGCAAAAATATCAACAATGAAAATAGTATATGAGAGGGATTACACTCGAGGACACTATGTAGGCAAGAAAAATagagaaaatttcaaaattatgcaagGAAATATTGCTCAAGTTCTTTCCACGGCATAGTATAAATATTGTACATTGACATAAATGATGACAGAATCGACACAAATATATTACATTCAGAGCCAATACGTTTCTAATATTTGCAATATCCACATTTATCATTGGGTGGAATAGAGACCAACTAACCTCAACTGTCCCAGAAACTTCATATCCTTCAATCTTAGTTTTAATCCATTCATTCACAACAAACGGCCGGGTTGCATGAATCATTGCACTTGATAGGAAATTCGTGAATATCTGTACATGGAAATAAAAAAgaaggatgatagaaatagtattctTCAATTAGCAACTAAATATTTCCAATAAACGCATTGGCAACATGAAAATGAAACCATAAATCTAAAATGTATAGACACCTCACGTCCAGCCAGCGTCAGCAAAACTGTCCCAAGCCCTCCAGCAGTGAGCCATTTTTGGGTTGAGAAACCTAACAACTCCATGAACAATGATATAGCTGCAACCCACACTGCTGTGGACACAGCTTTGCCAGCAAATTGGAAGCCCATCTGTCAAAGAGCAACCGATTTATTGAAGAGATTTTTTATTAGAATGaaataaatgataattaataataaaaagcacAATTAGCAGTCAATTACATGAAACATAAATAACAATGCTCTAGATTTTATGAGAAACTGTCAGCCATTGAACAACGAGTTAACCAAATttcttttttatataataatatctttGTCTAGCTGCAAGCGAAAATCAACTCGATGCTTCAATATCACATTTCTTCAGAGACTTGTTATTCCTCTTTCCATATCACTCATCAGGAGTATTAGATAGTTCAACCCTCCAGAAACCATTTCTTAGCTGCTGATACGCTAAGATGTCAACCGTATGACTTAATTATCACTGTAAAAGCAtgcaaataaaatacaaaagctTTAACACGTTCAACTTTAAGATAGTATGGGAAACATCGAACCGATTCAAGAACTCAAAAAGAAGGAACTAATGGCATGCTATCGTAACGACATGACAACATTGGATTTACTTTGCTATTTCATTGAACTTTTTACGTCATACTTGAGCAATAATGACAAACTATAAGATCATATAGTGGTGACTCTAGTGAAAAAATTTGGAGGGCAAGCATAACTTTAGGTTGTACTTAGATTAGTCATTTAAAATCTATGAtatcaaatttattttcattgTTAAATAAGTTAAAGTATAGGAAATTCAAATACATCTACTTATTTACCCTGATAATATTAATCACAATGGATTTCAAATGAATCCAATATTATAAGGATTTGAAATCTATTATAATTAGTATAATAATATCGTAAATAAGTAATATCATAAATAAGTAGGGATATGAACTTGAATTTTTGTGTGTAAGTTATTCAATCAATGAAAACATAAAATGCATTTAAATCCATGGATTTCAAGTCCTTCCATCCAAATGCAATCTTAGATTTTGGCGCTGGAATTCAAAATACTACGAGGTAACAAtgtttcattcataaaaatGGAACGCAAAATCCCTTGACAAGTAGCTAATATTAGGAACATACATTTCTAGTATCAACTGCATCATTTGTCTCCATGAATTTTTGCGCTTGCTGAATTACGCtgcataaaaaacaaaaatctcTTAGCCATAAGTGATTCGAATGTAGAACCTATCCACTGATCCTGGTAAACCAACTGGCACTACTGCTCATCTAATTGGTTGGCTACAAAAAGTCAAATATAGATACAACAAAAAAACTTTTTACATATGAACAAATTGATGATGCGTAAGATATGACAAGCAAAATTGTGGCACAGAAAAATCAACATTCGAAATAGAGCAAAGCACTGATAGTTTCCATCAATAACTAATGGagaaacaaaaatttcaaacctaaaaatacatataaacgGCTTCAATAGAAGTCTGAGCAACCAAAAAGTGCAGAAACAATCGGCCATGGTGCACTTGGTTGCCCAAATCCTGATTTGAGTGACAACGGTTGCTAAAGGGTAAGAATAGTAGGTGCAAAGAAACTGTTAGACATTACTCTTAATTCTTAAACCAACAAGCAGGAATTCACCTTGAAAAGCAGTAGGCAAATGTTAGCACTGTTGATAATGATCTGATAAAATTTAGGAGCCGTTGCTTGACAACTTGACCAGCTTCTGTGGGAAGAACCATTGGATCCAAAGTTCTGTAAGATATTCACTTTCATTCAATATATCAATGGTATCTAAATTTTGGCTTTATTTTTTTCAAGAGAATAGCTAACCTGCATATTAAGATGGCTCCTACCCATAAAAGCAAAGGTTGAATATACGAGGTTGTAAAATGGTATGTGCTACTTTTTTTCCATCTACTGTCACTTTTCTGCAGGGAACTTGTGATGTAAATATTCAAATTGTAAATGAAAAAGCACAACTTCAACAGCATTATATTCAACAAACGAGGCAACCAAAAAAATCAGGAACTTAAGTGTGGAAAACTATGCAAAAAATACATACATTCAAAAATATGTTCCTACTTATACGCATAACTGGCCGAAGTCCCCAGATTGTGAAAATAACAACACCAACTGCTGAAGCCAATTTGATCATGACAGAACTTCCATGCCAGCTGTTAAATGACCTAGAAAACCAATAGAACCAGTTAACAAATGCTCCTTGAAACAAATATCCAGAAATAACATCGATACAAACATGAATATAAAACATTACTATATAACTGCACTTGCAACACCCAatttaataaaaagtattcaTGTGATTCCTGAACATATTTTTGAAACCTATTTTATGATTCTATGTCAAATATGATTATATCTGAATACATAAACAACACCCAACATTTCATGTCATCCCTGAAATCTTCTGGTTGTGGATTCACACTGCAAATTGGATACGAATTCCTCCAGCTTGCAATTTGAAGTGTTTCAGGAAAGGAAGGACTGCAGCTTGATTTGTTTCTTGTAATATTGTTTATATTCTTTAACTAGTCAAGTTACGAGCTTTCGCATTAGAGGGAAATGGGTAATTACCGTGCTAAATTTAAAGCTGCACTCTTCACAAAGGTGGTGTCCAAAGATGGGCCTGGATTTAGAGAACATTTGCACTTGAGCGTGCTATATTTACATGGGAAGTTGTAAACCCGTTTAAGAACTCTCTTGGAAATATCTGGGCTCCaaggatgatatctctgaaacGTATTAAAAAACAAAGTCAAGTTCCAGCAAGAACAATAACTGAATATTTCCTTTGCGGATAACAatgtaaaaagaaaaaatcaTACATACTTATTCAACGGCTTTTTCAAGGAAGCAGCATGTTATTAGAATTTATGAACAATCTTCAGAAATGCCTCTCTTTTTCATTTGGAAGAATCCAAGCAAGGaaaggttaaatccacataaTTCACAAAGAAAATCAGAATTTTCGTATAAAATAATGTATTGTGCTATTCTACATCAATTTACCAAAAGAAAACGGCGAAAACAAATTTTCCATTTAGGCAAAAGTATCTGAACCAAGTAAACGGCAAAGAAAAGGAGCACACCAGTGAAACCGACGACAGGTTAGATCCCAACGAGCACAATTGGCCTATTGTTCTCGAATTCCGCTGCTTGAAAAGCGATTGATCACAGAAAATGAATCAGAGTAAATCCGAATCAAATGAAACCCTAAATAGATTGAAACAAATTAGTGCTATATCTTACCAGTAATCGTTTGCCGGCACCATGATTTCCCGAAATTCCATATTCAGGGAACAATTGAATCGAACCGACCACAGCCATTTTTTAACGATCACGGAAAACTATGTTCTTTACTCTGCATATATATGGGCTTTaactaataaaattaaattgttGTACTATTTAATCAACTATTAAATCGCTAATTGCGTCAACTATAACGCGTGAAACAAGTCGAGCgagtttcaaaattttcaattttaagcgaaattgatataaatttaagttttaataatttataaatcatacattttaaaaaaatcaaacataaaattcatgcaGATTATGtctgatttttaaaatatataaaatccaAAATGCTATAAATTTTACTTAAGCTGTATTTTATtacttttgtaatttttaacATGAGGTGTTAATGAAATTAGCTTATTTTATAAACGAAAATTCCAACAACACTGTTTACTATcatgtgaatttttatttttaatttttaatttgttaattttttaatattaatttgcTTAGTATGCTCCATAAACTAGCGTAAAACCCAAATAAATATCTTCCCAAGTTGAAAATTCAATTTTGACTAGACAAcgagttaaaaataaaaaataaaaataaataaaagaagagAAGAAAATACAAGTGTTAATTGTTAAAAGCTCTCAAGGGTGATCGTTCAACACCTTCAGCTTTCTTCATCGAAGAGGAAGAGGAGAAACAATTAATATTGATGTTCTCTTTTGAATcgtcttcttcatcatcaccaTTTAATCTCGTTTCCGGAATTTCTATGTCCATACTTTGAACCATCTTTCTCAGATTTTCCATTAAATGGTTATCTTCCGAAGTTTGATTCTTGATTCTATCAAGAAAACACCCCATCGTATCCACCAAATCTTTGTTCACTGATGATGCTTCAGCAAGCTTGCTTTCTTGTATTTTCTTTTCGATGTCGATCAAACCATTTTCAAGTTCCATGATCATCAGATTCTTCTCTTGAATCTCCATCTCCTTCAGAACGTCAGCTGTCTTGATCTTTTCCCACGATTCGTGGAAAATGTTCATCTCTTCTTGCATATGTGACAGCATTGATGAAAAAGACGCGGTTGAGCTTTCAAACTCATGTTCCAATGATGCAACAAGCTGCTGCAGATTGTGTATACTCTCCTCTCTCTCTTCTACAAGCTGGTGAAGCGTTTGTTTTTCGTGCTCGTGGGTTTTTTCTGAATCAACTTGAGCAAGAACAGCTCCTTCGAATTCGTTTTTAACCCACTCTTGCTCCACATTGTGCCGTTCTTTCTGATATATCTCCGCATTCTGGAATGAATCTGCTATTTCTTCAACCTTTGTGCTCTCAGCGAGTCGTTTCTGAAGATGATCGATTTCTTTGTCCTTCTCAGCAAGTAGATTGgtttctttttcttgtttaagGTTAACCTCTACCTCAGTATGTGCGAGCAGAGAAGCTTCCATTTCTCTACGTAGTTTAtagttttctttgtggtttgctTCCAACTGCTCAGCAATCGATCTCCATatcttcatttcaaattcgagtTTATTTGCTTCAAAAAGTTTATCATTCAGCTCTTCATTTGTCCTATCCAGAGCTTCACGAATCTCGGCCAAGTCACCTTGTAATTGTAACACTTTTTCCTCTGAATTTATTTGACAAATTGATGATTCTTTGAGGGTTTTTTCGAGCTTCTTGAGCTCATTCTGCAAAGGAACTTGCAAACCTTCAAGAATTTGAACACTTTCTGAAAAAAATGCCACCTTCTCACGTTCCTCCTCAAGTTTGCTACAAACCAGCTTAAAAGCAGCCTCCTTTGCTTCCAATTTTTCGACCAGACCACATATGTTATCCTCGATGCAGTTGTTTCTATGATCAGCAGAAGCTTGAATATCAGCAAGCCTGAGTCGGGCCTCAAAAAATTCTGATCTCAAAACCAATAGAATCAGAGAAGTCTCCTGATTCATCAACTCCAAGTTTAGAATCAAAGAATCACAAGCTTCAAGTTCCATTTTAACCTCATTCAATGCCACGTCCTTGTCTTTCAACTCCGATTTACAGAGCATTAATTGTGCCGTTAACTTCTCCGTTTCGATAAGCCACTCAGATTCTTTGGCTTTAAGATTTTCTGAACACTCCTTATGAACCTGTTCCAAGGATCTGAGCTTGTTTCGAAGCTTAGAAGAGGAAGAAAATCTTCCCGCTTCACAAATTTGATCTTCTCGGATTTCTTTAAGGCAAACCATCAACTCTTGCTTCTCTTGCTCCACTTTTTTGAGCTGGTACTCCATCTCTTTGTAAAGCACCTCCTTTGTTCTCAACGTGCTCCTCATATTTGCTATCTCTTGGGCAGTTTGATTAGTCAAATGCTCGAGTTCTGATTTGGCTTCCTTAAATTCACAGCAAACATTGTCAAAACTTGTCCTGGATTCTAAGAGCTGAATCTCGAAAAGCTTTCTCTTACATTCTGCATGAGCTAGAGCCTGGTTACACATCTCAAGTCGGTTCTGAAAATCTTTAGAAATTCTAATTTCAGAGTCCAGGTTCAATTGTAATGAAGAGATGTCACCAATAAGTGCAGCTTTATCCTTTTCCCACTCCTTTTCTCTCATTCTAAACTCGTTACGAAGCTTCTGATGAGCTTCTTCTAAATGACCAAATTGCTCTTTCTTCCATTTTAGCTGATCTTCGAACTTCCTATTTTTCTCCTCCATTTCAAATAACTCATCTTTAAAATCTTTGACTTTATCCCCTGATACTGAACACTTCTGTGAACAGGCAAGAATGCTCCTAATACCTTTGATTTCTTCTTTTAGCAAACAAATTTGCCGTTCTTGATCCATATTTTTGGAATTTGCATCATCTAAAGCCAATCCCAGTAACTTGTTCTCTTGTTCACACTCCTTTACTCTTTCGGCCAGTTCTGAACACTTCTTTTGTGAACCATCTAGAACGCTCTTTACCCTTTCAATCTGCTCTTTAAGCCAACAAATTTGTCGTTCTTGATCCATATTCTTGGCATTTGCATCGTCCAGAgccaatcccaacatctcattcTCGTGTTCACGCTTCTGAACATCCCCCTTAAGATCAACGCGGAGTTTATCGTGTAAAGAAGTAAGATTCTTGAGAATTGACTCTTTCTCTATCAACCGAGACCCAAGCTCTTCATTTCTCTTCTTTACTGTAAAAATTTCTTCCTCCTTTTCACTTAACTCTCGAGCTAGTCGATCCAACTTGGAACTTGCATTCTTAGCCTTGCTTATCTGGTCAATGTGGGCTTTTTTCAAACTGTCAGCTACTTCTACTTTAACTCTGTATTGTTCCCTAAGCCTTTCAATCTCAGCTTTAGCCTCATCTAGCTCTTTACAAACCTCCTCCATTCTCTTT encodes:
- the LOC142546527 gene encoding LOW QUALITY PROTEIN: mechanosensitive ion channel protein 2, chloroplastic-like (The sequence of the model RefSeq protein was modified relative to this genomic sequence to represent the inferred CDS: inserted 2 bases in 1 codon; deleted 1 base in 1 codon); protein product: MAVVGSIQLFPEYGISGNHGAGKRLLRNSRTIGQLCSLGSNLSSVSLRYHPWSPDISKRVLKRVYNFPCKYSTLKCKCSLNPGPSLDTTFVKSAALNLARSFNSWHGSSVMIKLASAVGVVIFTIWGLRPVMRISRNIFLNKSDSRWKKSSTYHFTTSYIQPLLLWVGAILICRTLDPMVLPTEAGQVVKQRLLNFIRSLSTVLTFAYCFSSVIQQAQKFMETNDAVDTRNMGFQFAGKAVSTAVWVAAISLFMELLGFSTQKWLTAGGLGTVLLTLAGREIFTNFLSSAMIHATRPFVVNEWIKTKIEGYEVSGTVEHVGWWSPTIVRGEDREAIHIPNHKFTVNVVRNFSQKTHWRFKNHLAISHLDVHKINNIVADMRKVLAKNPQVEQQKLHRRVFLDNVNPENQALMILVSCFVKTTHFEEYLCVKEAIFLDLLRVIRHHRARLATPIRTVQKVYTDADLDNVPHADSIFNQGAPARPLLLIEPSYKINGEDKIKSPQARTVRINGEEDNKDTGRSTPDSKTDAQGESTLIADSKSRETMLPDSKENKSLKEDVKPAIKVGQMAKADAKENPWVLEKSLSDPKLDITTASKSTSKTGTKAAEVLSSNGSSSRGLTQDTPNNKHPPRVGQEDTSASTQMTLGGKRLDGVSSASQLKQDTRQQVTQPPTSKPSIEENIVLGVVLEGSKRTLPIEEDVVPQQNPDRVXLRTGNGPAVTDKENDDIKRSKNSG
- the LOC142546529 gene encoding uncharacterized protein At4g38062-like, which encodes MEEVCKELDEAKAEIERLREQYRVKVEVADSLKKAHIDQISKAKNASSKLDRLARELSEKEEEIFTVKKRNEELGSRLIEKESILKNLTSLHDKLRVDLKGDVQKREHENEMLGLALDDANAKNMDQERQICWLKEQIERVKSVLDGSQKKCSELAERVKECEQENKLLGLALDDANSKNMDQERQICLLKEEIKGIRSILACSQKCSVSGDKVKDFKDELFEMEEKNRKFEDQLKWKKEQFGHLEEAHQKLRNEFRMREKEWEKDKAALIGDISSLQLNLDSEIRISKDFQNRLEMCNQALAHAECKRKLFEIQLLESRTSFDNVCCEFKEAKSELEHLTNQTAQEIANMRSTLRTKEVLYKEMEYQLKKVEQEKQELMVCLKEIREDQICEAGRFSSSSKLRNKLRSLEQVHKECSENLKAKESEWLIETEKLTAQLMLCKSELKDKDVALNEVKMELEACDSLILNLELMNQETSLILLVLRSEFFEARLRLADIQASADHRNNCIEDNICGLVEKLEAKEAAFKLVCSKLEEEREKVAFFSESVQILEGLQVPLQNELKKLEKTLKESSICQINSEEKVLQLQGDLAEIREALDRTNEELNDKLFEANKLEFEMKIWRSIAEQLEANHKENYKLRREMEASLLAHTEVEVNLKQEKETNLLAEKDKEIDHLQKRLAESTKVEEIADSFQNAEIYQKERHNVEQEWVKNEFEGAVLAQVDSEKTHEHEKQTLHQLVEEREESIHNLQQLVASLEHEFESSTASFSSMLSHMQEEMNIFHESWEKIKTADVLKEMEIQEKNLMIMELENGLIDIEKKIQESKLAEASSVNKDLVDTMGCFLDRIKNQTSEDNHLMENLRKMVQSMDIEIPETRLNGDDEEDDSKENININCFSSSSSMKKAEGVERSPLRAFNN